Part of the bacterium genome, CCATCCGCGGGAGCCGCACCCATCGGACGTGGAACGGCATTCACTACAAGACCGGGCTGTCCGCGAAGAACGTCGGCGCGAGCAAGCTCTCCATGAACGTCGCCACCATCCCCCCCGGGGGCGTGGCGTATGCGCACATCCACGTGGACTTCGAGGTCATGCTCTACATCCTCGAGGGACGCGTGCGCCACGAGTACGGGCCGGGCTGCCGGCAGGCGATCGACAATGAGGCGGGCGACTTCATCTTCATCGAACCCGGTGTCCCCCACGAAGTGGTGAACCTGAGCGACTCCGAGCCCGTCGTGGCGGTGGTCGCCCGGTCCGACGCATCGGAGTGGGAGCATATCATCAAGTATGATCGCGTGAACGCGCGACCGGTCCCCGATTCATAGAATCCCGAGCCCCTTCTTGTGCCTGATCCGGCCGATCTCCTCCCGGCCACGTCTTCGATTCATGACGGAACGGACAGGGATTTCCCTCGTGGTGGCGAACGCCATGCGGAGAAAGGCTGCCCGGCGTGGCGGGTCCCACTCCGGGGGAAAGGAGGAGCAGATGCGGACGCTCATTGCCGCCGTGCTCGTGGGGATGGCGCTCGGATTGCTGGCGACGGCCGCGTTGGCGTGCCAGGATGACGCCTACAAGCCTCCGAACGACGCGCCCCAGGTGCAAACCCCGCCGGTGTCGAGCGGGTCTTGAGAGGACGACTCCACGGTTCGTGCCGGCGGCCGGGATGCCTCCCGGCCGCTGGCCGTTTGCGGCGTTAACCGGCCCGTGCGGCGGTTCCTTCACGCCTGCGCCTGACGTCGACGCGGTCATGACGCGCAGCCGATCCCGGGCCGGCTCGATCGGGCTGCTGCTCGTGCTCGCCGTCATCTGGGGCGGCTCCGTCCCGCTGACGAAGCTCGGCCTTCGCGATCTTCCCCCGCTGACGCTCACGGCGATGCGCTATCTCGTCGCCGCGCCGTTTTTTGCCCTCTTCCTGTGGGGCCGGCCACTTCCCCCGCCCCGCGCGCTCGCGGCAGCCGGAGGGCTCGGAGTCCTCGGCATCGCCATCGGACAAGTCGCGCAGACCCTCGGTGTCCGCGAGATATCCGCCTCCGTCGCCACCGTGATCTCGGCGTTGATCCCGATCTTCGTGGTCGTCTTCGCCAGGGTCCGGTTACGTCAACCCATCCGCATCCGGGAAGCGTGCGGACTCGCCGTCGCGTTCACGGGGGTGGTGTTGGTGGCCGGGGGCGACCCGCGCGAGCTCATCGCGTCCGGAGGGGCCATGCTCCGGGGCGAGGCGTTGATGCTCCTCTC contains:
- a CDS encoding DMT family transporter, whose translation is MPAAGMPPGRWPFAALTGPCGGSFTPAPDVDAVMTRSRSRAGSIGLLLVLAVIWGGSVPLTKLGLRDLPPLTLTAMRYLVAAPFFALFLWGRPLPPPRALAAAGGLGVLGIAIGQVAQTLGVREISASVATVISALIPIFVVVFARVRLRQPIRIREACGLAVAFTGVVLVAGGDPRELIASGGAMLRGEALMLLSAVAVALYYVLSLSLVAAHSVITVAALSSLAGAAALVPVSAWELRHAAARITEVGVFVVFYLAVLVTVVGLVIWFSSLNRLPASIAAVLQYLQPIVGVAASAALFGDPLGVPFGIGAGLVALGIALSTTGQMRDAQELRLPVPK
- a CDS encoding cupin domain-containing protein, which translates into the protein MREDLIQDVDGGDGILTIRGSRTHRTWNGIHYKTGLSAKNVGASKLSMNVATIPPGGVAYAHIHVDFEVMLYILEGRVRHEYGPGCRQAIDNEAGDFIFIEPGVPHEVVNLSDSEPVVAVVARSDASEWEHIIKYDRVNARPVPDS